From the Cryptomeria japonica chromosome 2, Sugi_1.0, whole genome shotgun sequence genome, one window contains:
- the LOC131042921 gene encoding AAA-ATPase At4g30250, which translates to MGSKLGYGNWSSVAFRHPSTFKTLALDPSLKHKIKHDLDCFLQSREFYRKTGRAWKRGYLLYGPPGTGKSSLIAAIANYMNYDVYDLEITRVLDNPNLRQLLLATSSKSVIVIEDIDCSMSRCPSESHKDESKGARQATSAITLSGLLNFADGLWSSCGEERIMIFTTNHKDRLDPALLRSGRMDMHIHLCYCEFEAFKQLVFNYLDLGDHSLFPSVEEKMKSGGRLTPADICEIFVQNKYNPDAAIKALIDALDSGIPSGNENVIESREDEDEGESLSSHIQRNKYIRGIYQRDVEEELCGLSA; encoded by the exons ATGGGCAGTAAACTGGGCTATGGAAATTGGAGCTCGGTGGCGTTCAGGCACCCGTCCACCTTCAAAACCCTGGCCCTCGACCCCTCGCTTAAACACAAGATTAAGCACGATCTCGACTGTTTTCTGCAGAGCAGAGAGTTTTACCGCAAAACGGGCCGCGCATGGAAGCGAGGTTATCTTCTGTATGGCCCTCCCGGTACGGGCAAGTCCAGCCTCATCGCCGCCATTGCTAACTACATGAACTATGACGTTTATGATCTGGAGATCACCAGGGTGTTGGACAATCCCAATCTCCGTCAACTGCTGCTCGCGACCTCAAGCAAATCTGTTATCGTCATTGAGGACATTGACTGT TCAATGTCCAGGTGTCCCTCTGAATCTCACAAGGACGAGTCCAAAGGCGCTCGACAAGCTACGTCTGCCATCACTCTTTCTGGTTTGCTTAATTTTGCAGATGGGCTCTGGTCCAGCTGTGGCGAAGAGAGGATTATGATTTTTACGACCAATCATAAGGACCGACTCGACCCTGCCCTGCTCAGAAGTGGTCGAATGGATATGCATATACATCTGTGTTACTGTGAATTTGAGGCCTTTAAACAACTGGTTTTTAATTACTTGGATCTGGGGGATCACTCGCTGTTTCCTTCTGTAGAAGAGAAGATGAAATCCGGAGGGCGACTGACTCCTGCAGACATATGTGAAATTTTTGTTCAGAATAAATATAATCCTGATGCAGCAATTAAGGCTCTTATTGATGCGCTAGATTCGGGGATTCCCAGTGGAAATGAGAATGTAATCGAGTCtcgtgaagatgaagatgagggagAATCGTTATCGTCTCATATTCAGAGGAATAAATACATCAGAGGAATATATCAAAGAGACGTAGAGGAAGAGCTTTGTGGGCTGTCTGCTTAA